One window from the genome of Candidatus Omnitrophota bacterium encodes:
- a CDS encoding bifunctional 5,10-methylenetetrahydrofolate dehydrogenase/5,10-methenyltetrahydrofolate cyclohydrolase: MSAIILDGRAMARSLKDGLRQEIEKLKRKYRTIPRLAVIQIGQSPDLVIYLRSQERTAQTLGIEHRVYKLKPNIKEKKVIELIKDLNENRQINGIMIQRPFPAHLNWQEISRFITPQKNTEMISPTVLAIIELIEAAKVDLKGKEAVIIGRSDIIGRPLAMCLLDRRVTVTICHTATRDMLFHTKRAEILVAAAGKPRLIKPAMVKKGAIVIDVGINKVDGKIMGDVEFEGVVKKAGFISPVPGGVGPLTVVMLMRNVVNAFKSQRTKK; encoded by the coding sequence ATGAGCGCTATTATATTAGATGGCAGGGCGATGGCCCGTTCGTTGAAAGACGGGTTAAGGCAAGAAATAGAGAAGCTCAAGCGCAAGTATAGGACTATTCCCCGGTTAGCTGTTATTCAAATAGGTCAGAGTCCGGACCTGGTTATTTACCTCAGGTCTCAGGAAAGAACAGCCCAGACCCTGGGGATAGAACACCGGGTATATAAATTGAAGCCTAACATAAAAGAAAAAAAAGTAATCGAATTAATTAAGGATCTAAATGAGAACAGGCAGATAAACGGAATTATGATTCAAAGACCTTTTCCGGCTCATCTAAACTGGCAGGAGATAAGCAGGTTTATAACTCCGCAAAAAAACACAGAGATGATCTCTCCCACAGTTCTGGCGATAATAGAATTGATCGAGGCAGCGAAAGTGGACTTAAAAGGCAAAGAAGCAGTAATTATCGGCCGCAGTGATATAATAGGCAGGCCCTTAGCAATGTGTTTACTCGATAGAAGAGTCACGGTTACTATCTGTCATACAGCTACCCGGGATATGTTGTTTCATACCAAGCGGGCTGAGATCCTGGTGGCCGCTGCCGGAAAACCGCGGTTAATAAAGCCCGCGATGGTTAAAAAAGGCGCCATAGTGATTGACGTAGGGATAAACAAAGTTGACGGGAAAATAATGGGCGATGTGGAATTTGAAGGCGTGGTGAAAAAGGCGGGTTTTATTTCTCCGGTGCCCGGAGGCGTAGGACCTCTTACGGTTGTTATGCTGATGAGAAACGTGGTCAATGCTTTTAAATCGCAGAGAACTAAAAAATAG
- the hxlA gene encoding 3-hexulose-6-phosphate synthase — translation MKPILQLALDFLNLNRALKVAEEAVKGGVDWLEAGTPLIKSEGLDVVRKLRETFPKKTIVADLKIMDVGRIETEAAAKAGADIICVLGLASDSTIRECVEAGRNYGVKIEADLIEVKTLDIERRAKQIEKIGVDYIGVHCAIDEQMKGKDPFLRLRKVAKAVKIPVACAGGINSESAPRALKAGAGIVIVGGAITKAKSPEEAAGGIKKAMTTGVALKTKFFKRVSINEVYKILKNVSTPNLSDAMHRSGDLKGISAVCEGLKMIGEALTVRTYPGDWAKPVEAIDRAEPGQVIVIDAAGAGPAVWGELATHGAIQRKLSGVVIDGAVRDTSEIRKLKFPVFSRLIMPTAGEPKGFGEIGVPVTTGGVKIYSGDWIVGDDDGLVCIPRDRVVEVTNRAMGVLEQENRLRQEIDQGSTLGKVIELLRWEKK, via the coding sequence ATGAAACCAATATTGCAATTAGCGTTGGATTTTTTGAATTTGAATCGGGCACTTAAAGTGGCTGAGGAGGCTGTAAAAGGCGGTGTGGATTGGCTGGAGGCAGGAACGCCTTTAATAAAGAGCGAAGGCCTGGATGTTGTAAGAAAGCTTAGGGAAACATTTCCCAAAAAGACGATTGTGGCAGACTTAAAGATTATGGATGTAGGCAGGATCGAGACAGAGGCAGCGGCCAAGGCCGGGGCTGATATAATTTGCGTTTTAGGCCTTGCTTCTGACAGCACAATTCGGGAATGCGTGGAAGCGGGAAGAAATTACGGGGTAAAGATAGAGGCTGATCTTATCGAAGTTAAAACTTTAGATATAGAAAGACGGGCAAAGCAGATTGAAAAAATAGGGGTTGATTATATAGGAGTACATTGTGCTATTGATGAACAAATGAAGGGGAAGGACCCGTTTCTAAGATTACGCAAAGTAGCAAAGGCAGTTAAAATACCCGTGGCCTGTGCAGGCGGGATAAACTCTGAAAGTGCTCCCCGGGCGCTAAAAGCCGGAGCCGGCATTGTGATAGTCGGCGGCGCGATAACCAAGGCTAAATCACCTGAGGAGGCAGCCGGTGGGATAAAAAAGGCCATGACTACCGGTGTGGCCTTAAAGACTAAATTCTTTAAAAGGGTTTCGATAAATGAGGTCTATAAAATTTTAAAAAATGTTTCTACTCCTAATCTTTCAGACGCAATGCATAGAAGCGGAGATTTAAAGGGTATCTCTGCGGTTTGTGAAGGATTAAAGATGATCGGTGAAGCGTTGACTGTCCGGACATATCCTGGTGATTGGGCCAAGCCTGTTGAGGCAATTGACCGGGCAGAGCCGGGCCAGGTTATAGTAATAGATGCCGCAGGTGCAGGGCCGGCGGTATGGGGAGAGCTGGCGACCCACGGCGCAATCCAACGCAAGCTTTCCGGAGTGGTAATAGACGGGGCAGTCCGGGATACTTCCGAGATACGCAAGTTGAAATTTCCGGTATTTTCCAGGTTAATAATGCCTACAGCCGGTGAACCTAAAGGCTTTGGGGAGATAGGTGTTCCGGTGACAACGGGGGGAGTAAAGATTTATAGTGGTGACTGGATAGTAGGTGATGACGACGGGTTAGTCTGCATACCCCGTGACAGGGTAGTTGAGGTTACTAACAGAGCGATGGGAGTTTTAGAGCAGGAGAATAGATTAAGACAGGAGATTGATCAAGGGTCTACTCTGGGGAAGGTGATAGAACTGCTCAGGTGGGAGAAAAAATAA
- the metF gene encoding methylenetetrahydrofolate reductase [NAD(P)H], with protein sequence MIRKISDIFKEKDQTCSFEFFPPKTEQGEIKLFKTAGELKKLRPDFFSVTYGAGGGSREKTIRIVDELQKRFAIPAMHHFTCTGHSRAELKKIIDRMREKNIRNVLALYGDLPRGVDASKPVRDDLEYCYQLCEMLRSHGDFFSVGVAGFPEGHVNSPDKETDSKYLKVKLDAGGEFVITQLFFNNQDYFEYLKRVRKIGVTQRIIPGILAITNYQSLIKFCADCGARIPRQVHDIFKPLVGNEQATYKAGVEFAVKQCKDLLDGGAPGLHFFTLNKIDPVREILSKLLN encoded by the coding sequence TTGATCAGAAAGATTTCAGATATTTTTAAAGAGAAAGATCAAACCTGTTCGTTTGAATTTTTTCCCCCGAAGACAGAACAGGGTGAGATCAAGTTGTTTAAGACTGCCGGTGAACTTAAAAAACTCAGGCCTGATTTTTTCTCGGTGACATATGGAGCGGGCGGAGGTTCCAGGGAAAAGACCATCAGGATAGTGGATGAGCTCCAGAAGCGTTTTGCCATACCCGCAATGCATCATTTTACCTGTACCGGGCATAGCCGGGCAGAACTTAAAAAGATAATTGACCGGATGAGGGAGAAAAATATCCGTAATGTCCTGGCCTTATACGGGGATCTTCCCAGGGGAGTTGATGCCTCTAAGCCTGTTCGGGATGACTTAGAATATTGTTATCAACTCTGCGAGATGTTAAGGTCTCACGGTGATTTTTTCAGTGTTGGGGTTGCCGGATTTCCCGAAGGCCACGTGAACTCGCCTGATAAAGAAACAGATTCAAAGTATCTCAAGGTCAAACTGGATGCTGGCGGGGAGTTTGTAATAACCCAGCTTTTTTTTAATAATCAGGATTATTTTGAATATCTGAAACGCGTAAGAAAAATAGGCGTTACCCAGAGGATTATCCCCGGTATTTTGGCAATAACCAATTATCAAAGCTTGATAAAGTTTTGTGCTGATTGCGGGGCGAGGATTCCCCGGCAGGTCCATGATATATTTAAGCCGCTTGTCGGCAATGAGCAGGCTACTTATAAAGCCGGTGTTGAATTTGCGGTTAAGCAATGTAAGGATCTCCTTGACGGAGGGGCGCCGGGACTGCATTTTTTTACCTTAAATAAAATTGACCCTGTGCGGGAAATTTTAAGTAAGTTGTTAAATTGA
- a CDS encoding secondary thiamine-phosphate synthase enzyme YjbQ, with translation MAIVTQEIKLKTKGDTDIINITDQVRKYIESGSLKNGVVTVFVPGSTAGLTTIEYEPGLIKDIERLFEELASKRKDYSHNLTWQDGNGYSHVRAALLGPSLSVPFTAKKLLLGTWQQVVLIDFDNRPRSRNVIVQIAGE, from the coding sequence ATGGCAATTGTGACGCAAGAGATAAAATTAAAAACCAAAGGTGATACGGATATTATAAATATCACTGATCAAGTCAGAAAATACATAGAATCCGGCAGCTTAAAGAACGGGGTTGTGACCGTGTTTGTCCCGGGTTCAACAGCAGGTCTTACGACCATAGAATATGAACCGGGCTTGATAAAAGATATTGAAAGGCTTTTTGAGGAACTTGCCTCAAAGAGAAAAGATTATAGCCACAACTTGACCTGGCAGGATGGAAACGGCTATTCACACGTAAGGGCAGCGCTTTTAGGGCCCAGCTTGAGCGTGCCGTTTACAGCTAAAAAGCTTTTACTCGGCACCTGGCAGCAGGTTGTGCTGATAGATTTTGATAATCGGCCGAGGTCGCGGAACGTAATAGTGCAGATAGCCGGGGAGTAA